From a region of the Salminus brasiliensis chromosome 4, fSalBra1.hap2, whole genome shotgun sequence genome:
- the LOC140554429 gene encoding putative glycine N-acyltransferase-like protein 1B, which produces MRVLTQEELKLAERALKGYLPRSQQVYGFVFLINRVEADRIDVLVDRWPEFDVLLVRPVKQEETDLYKGISIFTRDEAALKKVLLGKDILDWTQYNCLSFDVCHAETMKAVATHKGVAETQLSLCHMMILQDLSKLPTDGLSVQVSSLKEAHVALVNGTWKFGSGKFSERLIRNMILNYPSCCVLGSDGQPVAWILTYSYCAIGILYTLPEHRGKGYAKALISAMAKKLFSEGYPVYCYIEEENKLSYRLFESLGFKEDPSYRATWYSFNQALLSPR; this is translated from the exons GTTTatggctttgtttttttaatcaatcGAGTTGAAGCTGACCGTATAGATGTGCTAGTGGACCGTTGGCCAGAATTCGACGTGCTTCTCGTCAGACCTGTGAAACAGGAG GAAACAGACCTTTATAAAGGCATTAGCATTTTTACCAGAGATGAAGCTGCTCTCAAAAAAGTACTACTTGGGAAAGATATTCTCGACTGGACGCAGTACAACTGTCTAA GTTTTGACGTTTGCCATGCAGAGACCATGAAAGCAGTAGCAACCCACAAAGGTGTGGCAGAGACCCAGCTATCTTTGTGCCACATGATGATACTGCAGGATCTCTCCAAACTTCCAACTGATGG GCTCTCAGTACAGGTGTCCTCTCTCAAAGAGGCTCATGTTGCTCTGGTCAATGGTACCTGGAAGTTTGGCAGTGGAAAATTCAGTGAACGATTGATTAGGAACATGATCCTGAATTACCCTTCGTGTTGTGTGCTGGGCTCAGATGGTCAGCCAGTTGCATGGATACTGACCTATTCTTACTGTGCAATAGGAATCCTGTACACTCTACCAGAGCACAGAGGGAAAGGCTATGCCAAAGCCCTGATCAGTGCCATGGCAAAAAAGCTCTTTTCTGAGGGCTACCCAGTGTACTGCTACATTGAGGAGGAGAACAAGCTGTCCTACAGGCTCTTTGAAAGTTTGGGTTTCAAAGAGGACCCGTCTTACAGGGCTACTTGGTACAGCTTCAACCAAGCATTACTTAGTCCAAGATGA
- the mgme1 gene encoding mitochondrial genome maintenance exonuclease 1, which produces MAVRELWSRALCLSRVGFCSGPFSVSCSFSSLPSLYARKKSSEYSSVDTEYYSSLVRAVVSTRTSSQTPESIEEEDDWLFGAVVRSYPSQAPKAPKNPWPLMNDAKSSCLHTEHGEGEPARVKLQRKSEEPSVPSVTRILQKTMSESQLFYLERWRKRMIAEMGEESFKEYSLNLFKHGKLFHAAIESVLTDDNSPKDDVECSEEVSGYLQSISHVLEDVTGVRAIESAVAHQSLQYLGVVDCVAMYKGSLCVIDWKTSEKPKPFLHNTYDNPLQVAAYIGALNSDNNYNYQVENGLIVVAYKDGSPAHSHCMNAKQVRQYWEKWLFRLEEYMEKEK; this is translated from the exons ATGGCAGTGCGTGAGCTGTGGTCCCGGGCTCTTTGTCTGAGCCGGGTGGGCTTCTGCTCTGGACCTTTCTCTGTCAGCTGCTCGTTTTCGTCGTTACCGTCGTTGTACGCCCGTAAAAAGAGCAGTGAGTACAGCTCTGTGGACACGGAGTACTACTCCTCCCTGGTCAGGGCGGTGGTGTCCACCAGAACCAGCTCCCAGACTCCAGAAAGCATAGAGGAGGAGGACGACTGGCTGTTCGGGGCGGTAGTAAGGTCCTATCCGAGCCAGGCGCCCAAAGCGCCTAAAAACCCCTGGCCGCTGATGAATGACGCCAAGAGCAGCTGCCTTCACACAGAGCATGGAGAGGGGGAGCCGGCCCGCGTTAAACTGCAGAGGAAGTCAGAGGAACCCAGtgtccccagtgtgaccagaatACTGCAGAAGACCATGTCTGAGAGCCAGCTGTTTTACTTGGAGAGGTGGAGGAAGAGGATGATAGCTGAGATGGGGGAGGAGAGCTTCAAAGAGTACAGCCTGA aTCTGTTTAAGCATGGGAAGCTGTTCCATGCTGCCATTGAAAGTGTCCTAACTGATGATAACTCCCCAAAAGATGATGTGGAGTGTTCAGAGGAAGTGTCTGGGTATCTGCAAAGCATCAGTCATGTGCTGGAGGATGTCACAGGAGTCAGAGCCATCGAAAGCGCTGTAGCGCATCAGTCACTGCAGTATTTGGGCGTAGTGGACTGTGTCGCCATGTACAA GGGTTCGCTGTGTGTTATAGACTGGAAGACTTCGGAGAAGCCTAAACCTTTCCTTCATAACACATATGACAACCCCTTGCAAGTGGCTGCCTACATAGGTGCCTTAAATAGTGACAACAACTACAACTATCAG GTAGAAAATGGACTGATAGTGGTTGCGTACAAAGACGGCTCGCCAGCCCACTCGCACTGTATGAATGCGAAGCAAGTGAGGCAGTACTGGGAGAAATGGCTGTTCAGATTAGAGGAATACATGGAGAAGGAAAAGTGA